In Deinococcus proteolyticus MRP, a single genomic region encodes these proteins:
- a CDS encoding CTP synthase: MKYIFVTGGVVSSLGKGIASASLGALLRARGYKVTAVKIDPYINIDAGTMRPYEHGECFVTASGAETDLDIGNYERFLDLDIPQGSNITTGQVYQEVIRKERAGDYLSQTVQVIPHVTDEIKRRIRTAGETAGAEIVLIEVGGTVGDIESLPFLEAIRQFKFDEGDENVLYLHLTLVPYLGTSNEFKTKPTQHSVAALRSYGISPDIVMVRSKEKLPAEITRKIAAFTSVRENRVFSSYDVPHIYEVPLALEEQGLGKAVEDLLGLERTHPNLNVWTNAVKTLKAPENEVTIAIAGKYTAMPDAYLSLLESLTHAGVANDAHVNVKWVNAEELAESGENIEALLGDADGILVPGGFGIRGIEGKVKAAEYARERGVPYLGVCLGMQVAVIEYARHKAGIKDANSSEFDPYAEHKVIDLMPEQLEVEGMGGTMRLGDWPMQLAAGTQVAEMYGVPQGGTVTERHRHRYEVNPQYVPQLQEAGLVISGVTPGVEGRGAGLVETVELPRNVHPYYVALQAHPEFKSRPMRPSPPFAGLVEAALERKRQQS, encoded by the coding sequence ATGAAATACATCTTCGTTACCGGCGGCGTGGTCAGCAGCCTGGGCAAGGGCATCGCCAGCGCTAGCCTGGGCGCCCTGCTGCGGGCCCGTGGTTACAAAGTCACCGCCGTCAAGATCGACCCTTACATCAACATCGACGCCGGCACCATGCGGCCCTACGAGCACGGCGAGTGCTTCGTGACCGCCTCGGGCGCCGAGACCGACCTTGACATCGGCAATTACGAGCGCTTCCTTGATCTGGATATTCCCCAGGGCAGCAACATCACCACCGGGCAGGTGTACCAGGAGGTCATCCGCAAGGAGCGGGCCGGCGACTACCTCTCGCAGACCGTGCAGGTGATTCCGCACGTGACCGACGAAATCAAGCGCCGTATCCGCACCGCTGGCGAAACGGCGGGCGCGGAAATCGTGCTGATTGAAGTGGGCGGCACGGTGGGTGACATCGAGTCGCTGCCGTTCCTTGAAGCCATCCGGCAGTTCAAGTTCGACGAAGGCGACGAGAACGTGCTGTACCTGCACCTGACGCTGGTGCCGTATCTGGGCACCTCCAACGAGTTCAAGACCAAGCCCACCCAGCACTCGGTGGCGGCGCTCAGAAGCTACGGCATCAGCCCCGACATCGTGATGGTGCGCTCCAAGGAGAAGCTGCCTGCCGAAATTACCCGCAAGATCGCCGCCTTTACCAGCGTGCGCGAAAACCGGGTGTTCAGTAGCTACGACGTGCCGCACATCTACGAGGTGCCGCTGGCGCTGGAAGAGCAGGGGCTGGGCAAGGCGGTGGAAGACCTGCTGGGCCTGGAGCGCACCCACCCCAACCTGAACGTGTGGACCAACGCGGTCAAGACCCTCAAGGCCCCGGAAAACGAAGTCACCATCGCCATTGCTGGCAAGTACACGGCCATGCCCGACGCTTACCTCAGCCTACTGGAATCGCTGACCCATGCCGGAGTCGCCAACGACGCCCATGTGAACGTGAAATGGGTCAACGCCGAGGAGCTGGCCGAAAGCGGTGAGAACATCGAAGCCCTGCTGGGCGACGCCGACGGCATTCTGGTGCCCGGCGGCTTCGGCATTCGCGGTATCGAGGGCAAGGTCAAGGCCGCCGAGTACGCCCGCGAGCGCGGCGTGCCTTACCTGGGCGTGTGCCTGGGCATGCAGGTGGCCGTGATCGAGTACGCCCGCCACAAGGCCGGAATCAAGGACGCCAACTCCTCCGAGTTCGACCCCTACGCCGAGCACAAGGTGATTGACCTGATGCCCGAGCAGCTGGAAGTGGAGGGCATGGGCGGCACCATGCGCCTGGGCGACTGGCCCATGCAGCTGGCCGCAGGCACCCAGGTGGCCGAGATGTACGGCGTGCCCCAGGGCGGCACCGTGACCGAGCGCCACCGCCACCGCTACGAGGTGAACCCGCAGTACGTGCCGCAGCTTCAGGAGGCCGGTCTGGTCATCAGCGGCGTGACACCTGGGGTCGAGGGGCGCGGGGCCGGCCTGGTGGAAACCGTGGAGCTGCCCCGGAATGTCCACCCGTACTACGTGGCGCTGCAGGCCCATCCCGAGTTCAAGAGCCGCCCGATGCGCCCTAGCCCGCCCTTCGCCGGCCTGGTCGAAGCGGCGCTGGAGCGCAAGCGTCAGCAGAGCTGA